The following coding sequences are from one Molothrus aeneus isolate 106 chromosome Z, BPBGC_Maene_1.0, whole genome shotgun sequence window:
- the CENPH gene encoding centromere protein H has product MKGQLMECNTAILAGQENFLNHEIEENFSQSATQDLERDVEDVKVSFQNKTLALHRTQIMDALKNKLKRDDEDSRLILETMKHIVLLSRTIIDYQQQVHQKEQQLIDIKRERLSLKKYGGEKLQQIHTMMKRQKEKQAHVNVSETEKMLHKLEKERQMTAIIQNVFQNVIIGSRVNWAEDPSLKEVVLRLEKNVHFQ; this is encoded by the exons ATGAAGGGGCAGCTCATGGAGTGCAACACGGCTATCCTTGCCG GTCAGGAAAATTTCCTTAATCATGAAATTGAAGAAAACTTTAGCCAGAG TGCCACACAAGATTTGGAAAGAGATGTAGAGGATGTAAAAGTCTCTTTTCAGAACAAGACCCTGGCCTTGCACAG GACCCAAATTATGGATGCCctgaaaaacaaattgaaaCGAGATGATGAGGACTCACG TCTGATCCTGGAAACAATGAAACACATAGTATTGCTCAGCCGGACAATAATTGACTATCAGCAG caagtACATCAGAAGGAACAGCAGCTGATTGACATTAAAAGGGAAAGACTCT cactgaaaaaataTGGAGGAGAGAAACTACAGCAAATTCATACCATGatgaaaaggcaaaaggagAAACAAGCCCATGTGAATGTATCTGAAACAGAGAAGATGCTTcataaattagaaaaagaaagacagaTGACTGCAATAATTCAAAATGTGTTCCAG AACGTCATAATTGGAAGCAGAGTTAACTGGGCAGAAGATCCATCTTTAAAGGAAGTTGTTCTACGGCTtgaaaaaaatgtgcattttcagtGA
- the LOC136569363 gene encoding uncharacterized protein, translated as MAAPSRDSDSDLAPMPAPAPMPAPAPTLAPAPTPAPTPAPAPTPAPMPPPAPTPAPAPTPAPMPVPAPMPAPAPTPAPAPTPAPAPTRELEPTPAPAPTPAPAPTPAPAPTPAPAPTREIEPALSQGSGRGYGDVDVGPLTTLVRLVPAGRDGEQPRGGMKGCAGSDRCRFTPAAA; from the coding sequence ATGGCGGCGCCGAGTCGGGACTCGGACTCGGACTTGGCCCCGatgccggccccggccccgatGCCGGCCCCGGCCCCAACCCTGGCCCCGGCCCCAACCCCGGCCCCAaccccggccccggctccaACCCCGGCCCCGATGCCGCCTCCGGCCCCAaccccggccccggctccaACCCCGGCCCCGATGCCGGTTCCAGCCCCGATGCCGGCCCCGGCCCCAaccccggccccggctccaaccccggccccggctccaACCCGAGAGCTGGAGCCGACTCCGGCCCCGGCCCCAaccccggccccggctccaaccccggccccggctccaaccccggccccggctccaACCCGAGAGATAGAGCCGGCGTTGTCCCAGGGCAGCGGCAGAGGCTACGGCGACGTGGATGTCGGACCACTAACCACTCTGGTCCGGTTAGTGCcggcgggacgggacggggagcagccccggggtGGGATGAAGGGATGCGCAGGCTCTGACCGTTGTCGCTTTACTCCCGCCGCAGCCTGA